DNA sequence from the Blastocatellia bacterium genome:
GCGCCGTGATGATCTCCGGCACTCCCGCTTTTTCCAATGTCTCGACCATAGGTCACCGATGCCAATCGAAGACGCCCTTCTTCCAGGCGTAAATGTACCCCGCGATCAAAACCGCGAGGAAGATCATCATCTCCGCGAAGACGAATCCCCCGGATACCTCGCGCGCCAAGTCGCGAAACACTACTCCCCAGGGGATGAGGAAGACCGCCTCGATGTCGAATAGGATGAAGATCATCGCCACCAGATAGAACGCCACCGAGAACCGCTCGCGCGCTGACCCGATCGGATCCTTCCCGCATTCATAGGGGATCGCCTTCTCCGGTGTTGGTCGTCGCACAGCTAAGAATCGGGGCGCGAAGGCCAAGCCGATGGCTAGAAGCGTCGCGATCGCAAAGGTCAGCAGAATCGGCAGAAAATTCAACGTCTCGGTCATCGGCATTCTCCTGCCCCAAAACAAAGGGAAACTATAGACGAACTCCCTGGGAGTGTCAATGAAACCGCGCGGTCTCC
Encoded proteins:
- the ndhC gene encoding NADH-quinone oxidoreductase subunit A; this encodes MTETLNFLPILLTFAIATLLAIGLAFAPRFLAVRRPTPEKAIPYECGKDPIGSARERFSVAFYLVAMIFILFDIEAVFLIPWGVVFRDLAREVSGGFVFAEMMIFLAVLIAGYIYAWKKGVFDWHR